One stretch of Alphaproteobacteria bacterium DNA includes these proteins:
- the ptsP gene encoding phosphoenolpyruvate--protein phosphotransferase, giving the protein MIEKTGQNITRLVLRHIRDVMVKDYSPVQRLQQIIDIIAAHMNADVCSIYILRAGEVLELFATHGLKKEAVSKTRLRVGEGLVGEIAAYTKPLALRDAQHHPSFVFRPETGEEIYNSFMGVPIIRSAKILGVLVTQDRQQKQYTEEEIETLEIIATVLAELIINGELIDPLERYGVEGTAMLPQKLEGIALNQGLTFGYAVLYEPEIVLKQMINDDPVKETQRLYDAVAKTQTSLDKLLESQDVIMHLESRDILETYKLIIADQGWISRIKEAIETGLTAEAAIQKIKNDTRLKMQHIKDPYLKERLTDLDDLANRLIYQLTGQNYRNTIGLKKNQDIILIARNMSAVELVNYDPGHLKGLILEEGSIHSHVTIVAKAFNIPVLVHVAGIMDRVTHGETIILDADSNQVYIRPSEDIKEIVSRNIEYKVNKQQNYLALKNLPAISQDKIPISLNINAGLLMDLTSLEASGAEGIGLYRTEVPFMIYGTFPDLSTQIDLYKTVYNQVKGKPVFFRTLDLGGDKLLPYWNSKQEPNPALGWRAIRISLDRPAMLRQQLRALLESSANEELRIMFPLVAEVSEFKAARTILNLEIEKVKKSGKKLPRFVRVGVMLEVPSLVWQLPTLLHFIDFLSIGTNDLHQYLFATDRDNSKVSDRYDVLSPSMLSMLYYIVQECKKAKIPVSVCGEMASNPLEAMVLIGLGFQSLSMTALAIGAVKTMIRSLNIGALSLFLDDIIHLSDHSLRSRLKNYAYDRSIEI; this is encoded by the coding sequence CTTTTTGCAACACATGGATTAAAAAAAGAAGCTGTTAGTAAAACACGTTTAAGAGTAGGGGAGGGATTAGTTGGTGAAATTGCAGCATATACAAAACCTCTTGCTTTAAGGGATGCCCAACATCATCCAAGTTTTGTTTTTCGTCCTGAAACAGGAGAAGAAATATATAATTCTTTTATGGGTGTTCCTATTATCCGGAGTGCTAAAATTTTAGGTGTTTTAGTTACCCAAGATCGTCAGCAGAAACAATATACAGAAGAAGAAATAGAAACTTTAGAGATTATAGCAACAGTTCTGGCAGAGTTAATTATTAATGGAGAACTTATTGATCCCTTAGAGCGTTATGGTGTAGAGGGAACAGCAATGCTTCCCCAGAAGTTGGAAGGTATAGCTCTTAACCAGGGATTAACATTTGGATATGCTGTTTTGTATGAACCTGAAATTGTTTTAAAACAGATGATTAATGATGATCCTGTTAAGGAAACGCAACGACTTTATGATGCAGTTGCAAAAACGCAAACAAGTTTAGATAAATTATTAGAAAGCCAAGATGTTATCATGCATCTTGAATCGCGGGATATTTTAGAAACTTATAAATTAATTATCGCGGATCAGGGTTGGATTTCACGGATTAAAGAAGCGATTGAAACGGGATTGACCGCGGAAGCTGCTATTCAAAAAATAAAAAATGATACAAGGCTAAAAATGCAGCATATCAAAGACCCATATTTAAAAGAGCGATTAACGGATTTAGACGATCTTGCCAACCGGCTTATTTATCAATTAACAGGTCAAAATTATCGCAACACTATAGGGTTAAAAAAAAATCAAGATATTATTCTAATTGCACGCAATATGAGTGCAGTTGAATTAGTAAATTATGACCCTGGCCATTTGAAAGGTCTAATTTTAGAAGAAGGAAGTATTCATTCTCATGTAACAATAGTAGCAAAAGCTTTTAATATTCCCGTCTTGGTTCATGTAGCTGGTATTATGGATCGTGTAACACATGGGGAGACAATAATTTTAGACGCAGATAGTAATCAGGTTTATATACGACCATCAGAAGACATAAAAGAAATTGTTTCTAGAAATATTGAATATAAAGTTAATAAGCAACAAAACTATTTAGCTCTTAAAAACTTACCAGCTATTAGTCAAGATAAAATACCCATTAGTCTTAATATTAATGCGGGTCTTTTGATGGATTTGACTTCTCTTGAAGCAAGTGGTGCAGAAGGGATTGGATTATATAGAACAGAGGTACCTTTTATGATTTATGGTACCTTTCCAGATCTTTCTACTCAAATTGATCTTTATAAAACCGTCTATAATCAAGTTAAGGGCAAACCTGTTTTTTTTCGTACTCTCGATTTGGGGGGAGATAAATTGTTACCTTATTGGAATTCTAAACAAGAGCCTAATCCTGCACTTGGATGGCGAGCAATTAGGATAAGTTTAGATAGACCAGCTATGCTTCGTCAGCAATTAAGAGCTTTACTTGAATCATCAGCTAATGAAGAATTACGAATTATGTTTCCTTTAGTAGCTGAAGTAAGTGAATTTAAAGCAGCCCGTACTATTTTAAATCTTGAAATTGAGAAAGTAAAAAAAAGCGGTAAAAAATTACCCCGTTTTGTAAGGGTTGGGGTTATGCTTGAAGTGCCTTCATTAGTTTGGCAATTGCCGACATTATTACACTTTATAGATTTTTTATCGATTGGGACAAATGATTTACATCAATATCTTTTTGCTACTGATCGTGATAATTCTAAAGTATCTGACCGTTATGATGTTCTTTCGCCTTCTATGTTATCTATGCTATATTATATTGTACAAGAATGTAAGAAAGCTAAAATACCTGTAAGTGTTTGTGGAGAAATGGCCAGTAATCCTTTAGAAGCGATGGTTTTAATAGGTCTTGGTTTTCAAAGTTTATCTATGACAGCTTTAGCAATAGGCGCTGTTAAAACTATGATACGCAGTTTAAATATTGGAGCTTTAAGTTTATTTCTTGATGATATTATTCATTTGTCAGATCATAGTTTACGTTCTAGATTAAAAAATTATGCTTATGATCGATCGATAGAAATCTAA